A section of the Diabrotica virgifera virgifera chromosome 8, PGI_DIABVI_V3a genome encodes:
- the LOC114341439 gene encoding 40S ribosomal protein S8 has product MGISRDHWHKRRSTGGKRKPLRKKRKFELGRPAANTKLGARRIHYVRTRGGNLKYRALRIEKGNFAWGSEGTARKTRIIDVVYNASNNELVRTKTLVKNAIVVIDATPFRQWYESHYILPLGRKKGAKLTAEDEEMFNKKRSKKVQKKYETRQKTAKVEPALEEQFSTGRLLACLASRPGQCGRADGYVLEGKELEFYIRKIKSKKAK; this is encoded by the exons ATGG GTATTAGTAGAGACCATTGGCATAAACGAAGGTCCACAGGAGGCAAGAGGAAGCCTCTCCGTAAGAAGAGGAAGTTCGAATTAGGACGTCCAGCCGCAAATACCAAACTTGGAGCACGTAGAATTCACTATGTCCGTACACGAGGAGGTAACTTGAAGTACCGTGCATTGAGGATTGAAAAAGGAAATTTCGCATGGGGCAGCGAAGGTACTGCTCGTAAAACACGTATTATTGATGTCGTTTACAATGCCAGTAATAACGAATTGGTACGTACCAAAACATTGGTAAAGAATGCCATCGTTGTTATTGACGCAACCCCTTTCAGACAATGGTACGAAAGCCACTATATTTTACCTTTAGGACGCAAGAAGGGGGCAAAATTG aCAGCGGAAGATGAAGAAATGTTCAATAAGAAACGTAGCAAAAAAGTAcagaaaaaatatgaaactagGCAAAAAACAGCTAAAGTAGAACCTGCATTAGAAGAACAATTCTCAACTGGAAGGTTATTAG CTTGCTTAGCGTCAAGGCCAGGACAATGTGGTAGAGCTGATGGTTACGTCTTAGAGGGTAAAGAACTGGAATTCTACATTCGTAAGATTAAGtctaagaaagctaaataa